The following proteins are encoded in a genomic region of Nicotiana sylvestris chromosome 4, ASM39365v2, whole genome shotgun sequence:
- the LOC104249050 gene encoding protein C2-DOMAIN ABA-RELATED 7-like, translating into MEMLGLLKIRVQRGINLPLKDTFHSDPYVVVTMDEQRVKTSCKKNNCNPVWNDELTLALKYPNVPVVLTVYDKDTFTRDDKIGEAKIDIKPYLEALNISNQCLPNGVEVDRVQPSRDNCLTKESCIIWENGKMIQDMTLMLQNVECGEVEVQIEVIPKRISEDTFFP; encoded by the exons ATGGAGATGTTGGGACTTCTTAAAATAAGGGTGCAGAGAGGCATTAATCTGCCGCTCAAAGATACATTTCAtagtgatccttatgttgttgtcACTATGGATGAACAG AGAGTGAAGACTAGTTGTAAGAAGAACAACTGCAACCCTGTCTGGAATGATGAATTAACCCTTGCACTGAAATATCCAAATGTTCCAGTTGTTTTG ACTGTGTATGACAAAGATACATTCACTAGAGATGACAAAATTGGGGAAGCAAAGATAGACATCAAACCATATCTGGAAGCTTTGAATATAAGCAATCAATGCCTTCCGAATGGCGTCGAAGTTGACAGAGTTCAGCCAAGCAGAGACAATTGCCTGACTAAGGAAAGCTGCATTATATGGGAAAATGGTAAAATGATACAAGACATGACCCTTATGCTGCAAAATGTGGAATGTGGTGAAGTGGAAGTGCAAATTGAGGTGATCCCTAAAAGGATTTCTGAGGATACATTCTTCCCATAA
- the LOC104249051 gene encoding MLP-like protein 34, translated as MSLEGKLVSEINIKSCGDVFHEIFRYRPHHISTMSPDKIQNVDIHEGDWGTVGSVIFWNFTHDGKEKVAKEIIEEIDEEKKLVKFKVIGGDLLDFYKSLYLTVHVETKGEDNLVTWILDYEKLNPDIPDPHTLMEFCLNVTKDIETHHLTGKLESQIEIKSDGDVFHEIFRYRPHHISTMCSDKIQNVDIHEGEWGTVGSVIFWNYVHDGKEKVAKEIIEAIDEEKKLVKFKVIGGDLLETYNSFYLTVHVETTGENNLVTWILEYEKKNSKVPDPHTLMEFCLSVTKDIETHHLKCDT; from the exons atgaGTCTTGAAGGAAAGTTGGTTTCTGAGATAAACATCAAGTCCTGTGGTGATGTATTTCATGAGATCTTTAGGTATAGACCACACCATATCTCTACCATGTCTCCTGATAAAATCCAAAATGTTGACATTCATGAAGGTGACTGGGGAACTGTTGGTTCTGTGATTTTTTGGAACTTCACTCACG ATGGAAAGGAGAAGGTCGCAAAGGAgataattgaagaaatagatgaagaaaagaagcTGGTTAAATTCAAGGTGATAGGGGGAGATTTACTGGACTTTTACAAATCATTGTACCTCACTGTTCATGTTGAAACAAAGGGTGAAGACAACTTGGTTACTTGGATCTTGGACTATGAGAAGTTGAATCCAGATATACCAGATCCACATACATTAATGGAATTCTGTCTTAATGTTACTAAAGATATTGAAACTCATCACTTAACAGGGAAGTTAGAGTCTCAGATTGAAATTAAGTCTGATGGAGATGTGTTTCATGAAATATTTAGGTATAGACCACACCATATCTCTACTATGTGCTCTGATAAGATTCAGAATGTTGATATTCATGAAGGTGAATGGGGAACTGTTGGCTCTGTAATCTTTTGGAACTACGTACATG ATGGGAAAGAGAAGGTTGCAAAGGAGATAATTGAAGCCATAGATGAGGAAAAGAAGTTGGTTAAATTCAAAGTGATTGGAGGGGATTTGTTGGAGACATACAATTCATTTTATCTCACAGTTCATGTTGAGACCACGGGTGAAAACAACTTAGTTACTTGGATATTGGAATATGAAAAGAAGAATTCAAAAGTCCCAGATCCACACACTTTAATGGAATTCTGCCTCAGTGTTACCAAAGATATTGAAACTCACCATCTTAAGTGTGATACATAA